From one Ignavibacteria bacterium genomic stretch:
- a CDS encoding V-type H(+)-translocating pyrophosphatase translates to MFIGIIAGIGVLALLVAIVFRQRVLAVRIEDGAASAEEVSRLKEISDAIAEGAMAFLGREYRVMAIFMLLFAVLIWFTVDHGMYTALSFLIGSATSVVSGYIGMKIATKGNVRTASAARLSITKAFRVAFESGAVMGFGLTGLAVLGLLLVYLGIDVLMPLSDSITREIQMEILSGFGLGGSSVALFGRVGGGIYTKAADVGADLVGKVEAGIPEDDPRNPAVIADNVGDNVGDIAGMGADLFGSVAESTCAALVIGAAAYAATPETSQNLGILLFPMMVNAVGIVASLISLFFVNVKHEDKVEGALKSALIISTVLMLAALWPVTQWAFGSESFMIGTISVNAVGVFTALAAGLIAGLLIGLITEFYTSHAYKPVREVADASKTGAATNIIYGLALGYNSAVLPMLLIAASVVVGYVAAGMYGIALTAIGMLGTIAVGLTIDAYGPTSDNAGGIAEMAEMGKDIRKRTDALDAAGNTTAAIGKGFAIGSAALTSLALTGAFLTRAQGVLATQGKTLDLSITDPNVLAGLLVGGALPFAFSAMTMKSVGKAAFDMIEEVRRQFRTIPGLMEGKARAEYAKCVDISTKASIREMIAPGLLVILTPLIIGFLFGPQMLAGVLIGALVVGVMLAVSMANSGGAWDNAKKYIETGVHGGKGSDTHKAAVVGDTVGDPFKDTSGPSLNILIKLMAIISLVFAGTFATVGGILLR, encoded by the coding sequence ATGTTTATTGGTATCATCGCTGGAATTGGTGTACTGGCTCTGCTGGTTGCCATTGTTTTCCGTCAACGTGTTTTAGCCGTACGCATTGAAGACGGCGCTGCTTCGGCCGAAGAAGTAAGCAGGCTGAAAGAAATATCCGATGCCATTGCGGAAGGGGCTATGGCATTCCTGGGACGTGAGTACAGGGTAATGGCAATTTTCATGCTGTTGTTTGCGGTGTTAATATGGTTTACTGTTGACCATGGGATGTACACTGCCTTATCGTTCCTCATTGGTTCAGCCACGTCTGTCGTAAGCGGTTACATTGGCATGAAGATCGCCACCAAGGGAAACGTCCGTACTGCGTCGGCAGCCCGACTTTCCATAACAAAGGCCTTCAGGGTTGCGTTTGAGAGCGGGGCCGTAATGGGCTTTGGTCTAACCGGACTGGCCGTTCTTGGCTTGCTGCTGGTGTATCTTGGTATCGACGTGCTGATGCCGCTGTCAGATTCGATTACCAGAGAAATTCAAATGGAAATCCTGTCTGGATTTGGTCTTGGCGGCTCGTCGGTGGCTTTGTTTGGCCGGGTTGGCGGCGGTATCTACACCAAGGCGGCCGATGTTGGAGCCGACCTTGTAGGTAAGGTTGAAGCCGGAATTCCGGAAGATGATCCGCGAAACCCGGCTGTTATTGCCGATAACGTTGGTGACAATGTAGGCGATATCGCAGGTATGGGTGCCGACCTGTTTGGCAGTGTTGCCGAGAGCACATGCGCTGCATTGGTGATTGGCGCAGCAGCCTATGCAGCTACTCCCGAGACATCGCAAAACCTGGGAATACTCCTGTTTCCGATGATGGTGAATGCTGTTGGCATTGTTGCCAGCTTAATATCGCTGTTCTTTGTGAATGTGAAACATGAAGACAAGGTAGAGGGCGCTCTGAAGAGCGCTCTGATTATTTCTACCGTCCTGATGCTTGCTGCACTGTGGCCGGTTACACAGTGGGCCTTTGGATCGGAAAGCTTTATGATCGGGACAATTTCGGTTAACGCCGTCGGTGTATTTACCGCACTGGCTGCCGGTCTCATTGCCGGTTTGCTCATTGGCCTTATCACAGAGTTTTATACCTCGCACGCCTACAAGCCGGTACGTGAAGTAGCCGATGCGTCAAAAACCGGAGCGGCAACTAACATTATTTACGGGTTAGCTCTTGGATACAACAGTGCGGTGCTCCCAATGCTTCTGATTGCTGCCAGTGTTGTTGTAGGCTACGTTGCCGCCGGCATGTACGGTATTGCCTTAACGGCAATCGGAATGCTGGGAACGATTGCTGTGGGGCTAACAATCGACGCTTACGGTCCGACCTCCGATAATGCAGGCGGGATTGCCGAGATGGCCGAAATGGGTAAGGACATTCGTAAGCGCACCGATGCACTGGACGCTGCGGGTAATACAACCGCAGCCATCGGCAAGGGGTTTGCAATTGGCTCTGCTGCTCTTACCTCACTGGCATTGACCGGCGCCTTCCTTACTCGTGCTCAGGGCGTACTTGCCACACAGGGCAAAACTCTTGACCTGAGCATCACCGACCCCAATGTTCTTGCCGGTCTGCTGGTAGGCGGTGCGCTGCCCTTCGCATTCTCGGCAATGACGATGAAGAGCGTTGGCAAGGCTGCTTTTGATATGATTGAAGAGGTTCGCCGTCAGTTTAGAACCATACCGGGTCTGATGGAAGGCAAGGCCCGCGCCGAGTACGCAAAGTGCGTTGACATCAGCACCAAGGCATCAATTCGTGAAATGATTGCTCCCGGTTTACTCGTGATCTTAACGCCACTCATTATCGGCTTTCTGTTTGGTCCGCAAATGCTTGCCGGTGTGCTTATCGGCGCATTGGTTGTAGGCGTAATGCTTGCCGTTTCGATGGCAAACAGCGGCGGCGCCTGGGATAATGCCAAGAAGTACATTGAGACCGGCGTTCATGGTGGCAAAGGGAGCGATACTCACAAAGCTGCCGTTGTTGGTGACACCGTTGGCGATCCGTTTAAAGATACGTCGGGTCCGTCACTAAACATTCTTATCAAGCTGATGGCTATCATCTCTCTGGTTTTTGCAGGTACATTTGCAACGGTTGGCGGTATCCTGCTTCGGTAA
- a CDS encoding citrate (Si)-synthase gives MSILQNALNEEAIQLRKRKAELLSHNADAVLSTVTPGHVFGGMRGTPALPCETSSVSADEGLRIRGIPVLDLTNITPEETFWLLVTGRRATASEISELQGHFAKYYAIPQYVVNVLKAMPADSHPMAMFSTALLAMERESEFRAAYDAGTGKDDLWKYSLNDAVRLIASMPGIAAAIYRIRFNKGDVIAPLQNDNDMSNNFAHMLGISDAASWKELVRLYLVLHSDHEGGNVSAFTGYVVSSALSDPFYSVSAALCGLAGPLHGLANQECLRFIIGVKEKFGGVPSEDQIREFAWERLNSGQVIPGYGHAVLRVTDPRFTAFHEFAKKHNITDDNVQIVQRIFTVVPGVLQEHGKAKNPWPNVDAYSGSLLYSYGMTEFDFYTVMFGVSRAIGLCSQMITNRMMNLPIVRPKSLTLAEMSAAK, from the coding sequence ATGAGTATACTACAAAATGCGTTAAACGAAGAAGCCATTCAGTTGCGTAAGCGTAAAGCAGAACTGCTGTCACACAATGCCGATGCAGTGCTTTCCACGGTAACACCCGGACACGTATTTGGAGGCATGCGGGGTACGCCGGCGCTGCCCTGCGAAACCTCCAGTGTTTCGGCTGACGAAGGTTTGCGAATCCGGGGCATTCCGGTTTTGGATCTTACCAACATCACACCGGAAGAAACATTCTGGCTACTGGTTACAGGCCGGCGGGCTACGGCCTCCGAGATCTCTGAATTGCAGGGTCACTTTGCCAAATACTATGCAATACCGCAGTATGTTGTTAATGTGCTAAAAGCAATGCCGGCTGACTCTCACCCGATGGCAATGTTCAGCACCGCACTGCTTGCAATGGAGCGTGAAAGTGAATTCCGGGCAGCCTACGATGCAGGCACCGGGAAGGATGACTTGTGGAAGTACTCACTGAACGATGCCGTCCGGCTTATTGCCTCGATGCCCGGCATTGCGGCTGCCATTTACCGTATCCGCTTCAATAAGGGTGATGTGATAGCCCCCTTGCAGAATGATAATGACATGAGTAACAACTTTGCCCACATGCTTGGCATCAGCGATGCAGCCTCGTGGAAGGAGCTGGTACGACTATACCTGGTTCTACACAGTGATCACGAGGGAGGCAACGTAAGCGCCTTCACCGGCTACGTTGTCAGCAGCGCCTTAAGCGATCCGTTCTACTCCGTCAGTGCTGCCCTGTGCGGTCTGGCAGGACCATTGCACGGACTGGCGAATCAGGAGTGTTTACGGTTTATCATTGGCGTGAAGGAAAAATTTGGTGGTGTTCCATCGGAAGACCAAATCAGGGAATTCGCATGGGAGCGTTTGAATAGCGGGCAGGTAATACCCGGTTACGGTCACGCTGTTCTGCGCGTAACCGATCCACGCTTTACGGCATTTCATGAGTTTGCAAAAAAACATAATATCACCGATGATAACGTTCAGATCGTTCAGCGAATCTTTACTGTAGTTCCCGGCGTTCTGCAGGAGCACGGCAAGGCTAAGAATCCCTGGCCAAACGTAGATGCCTACAGCGGATCTCTGCTGTATTCGTACGGGATGACTGAATTTGACTTCTATACCGTGATGTTTGGTGTTAGCCGCGCCATTGGCCTGTGCAGTCAGATGATTACAAATCGCATGATGAATCTGCCAATCGTACGCCCCAAAAGCCTAACCCTGGCAGAAATGTCTGCAGCTAAGTAA
- a CDS encoding ABC transporter permease has protein sequence MSKIKVVLLHEYRTRVRSKWFIISTLLGPVGIAVMIAIPVVMTLLMGDGAIGKVAVIDSTGTIGPLVVASDTSRYVAAGNLSAAELQTKVAAEELQAYVVVPPDVLDSGSLTLYSRGGLGVSFEGRVKADFQPVVVRARLQRAGTDTTVISLVEKEVSLSSLKLTDGGIEKDSSMVSGALGYLAGFAMYMLILLYGTLVMRGVVEEKSNRIIEVLASSVRPYDLLLGKVVGIGLVGLTQVVAWIVLGSLVVVGISSLAGGGFDMQSAALQMSESQQMMGSAPQPFMIGDVAVPAINVGVLLLLVFYFLAGYFIYATMYAAVGSAVDQESDAQSLTLPITLPIILTIMFVGNVVSAPNSVTSVILSLIPIFTPILMTVRVAATDVPWWQVSLSVILCIGTFMGAVWVAARIYRIGILSYGKKPSMKQIVRWLFVR, from the coding sequence ATGAGCAAAATCAAAGTTGTTCTCCTGCACGAATACCGTACCAGGGTTCGGAGTAAATGGTTCATTATCTCAACCCTTCTCGGTCCTGTTGGCATTGCAGTGATGATTGCGATCCCTGTTGTTATGACGCTGCTGATGGGTGACGGAGCTATCGGAAAGGTTGCCGTTATAGATTCAACGGGAACGATCGGCCCCCTGGTTGTAGCGTCAGATACCTCACGGTATGTGGCGGCGGGTAATCTTTCGGCAGCCGAGCTTCAAACAAAGGTAGCTGCTGAAGAGCTTCAGGCCTATGTGGTTGTTCCGCCAGATGTGCTGGATTCGGGAAGTTTGACGTTGTATTCAAGAGGGGGCTTGGGCGTGTCGTTCGAGGGGAGGGTGAAGGCCGACTTTCAGCCAGTTGTCGTCCGTGCTCGTCTGCAAAGGGCAGGTACCGACACAACGGTGATTTCGCTGGTTGAAAAAGAGGTGTCACTGTCATCTCTCAAGCTTACCGATGGCGGTATTGAGAAGGATAGCTCGATGGTGTCGGGTGCTCTGGGTTATCTGGCAGGGTTTGCAATGTATATGCTGATCCTGCTGTACGGAACACTGGTAATGCGCGGTGTTGTTGAAGAGAAGTCCAACCGGATAATCGAGGTGCTTGCATCGTCGGTACGGCCATACGATCTGCTTCTGGGCAAGGTTGTGGGTATTGGTTTGGTGGGACTCACCCAGGTGGTTGCCTGGATTGTTCTGGGTTCACTGGTTGTTGTTGGAATTTCGTCGCTCGCTGGTGGTGGTTTTGATATGCAGTCTGCGGCATTGCAGATGTCAGAAAGCCAGCAGATGATGGGGTCTGCTCCGCAACCGTTCATGATTGGCGATGTTGCGGTGCCGGCAATCAACGTTGGCGTTCTGTTGCTTCTGGTGTTCTACTTTCTGGCCGGATACTTTATCTACGCAACCATGTATGCTGCGGTTGGTTCGGCAGTGGACCAGGAGTCGGATGCTCAGTCCCTTACGTTGCCAATTACGCTTCCGATTATACTGACGATTATGTTTGTTGGGAATGTGGTTTCTGCACCGAATTCTGTTACGTCAGTGATCCTTTCACTGATCCCGATTTTTACGCCGATCCTTATGACGGTGCGTGTGGCAGCTACCGATGTTCCGTGGTGGCAGGTGTCGTTGTCAGTGATTCTGTGCATCGGTACCTTTATGGGTGCCGTGTGGGTTGCCGCAAGAATATACCGGATTGGCATCCTGTCATACGGCAAGAAACCAAGTATGAAGCAGATTGTCCGCTGGTTGTTTGTACGCTAA
- a CDS encoding T9SS type A sorting domain-containing protein, whose protein sequence is MPPISGPTHYVQQPFDIEHYELNAFIDSLPTARISAECTIQLRWTQSTAQPSIPLHLHELTIDSVLVNGKRIDYVQHGEPVLDTFHYRVPLEHDVVTDITTSLTVYYHGQMQNEHGAMPWGGVHYADSVLYTLGVGFNSPYVSNTAYWMPCYDHPSDKATFRGTFRIRQPTGAAPWEGGLCVVSVGKLVHEENFGDTLSEFVWEQNEPCATYLLTFAAGPFKRLVLTKRGTPDIEVYSLARDLAASEQSYKLLPEMTTLFSNTFGAYPMAKVGYVNTQKGAMEHQSLVSFPVSLVKLRDTINTTAAHELAHQWWGDLVTPLDFTHVWLTEAFATFCESLWIEHLLGPDIYLTTHAEGATRYRTRVARQEGTLPLYNFPRTPPSSNYPETIYRKGAIVLAMARTLAGDKAFFAALQRYLDDHRFGVATTTNMIEALTPALGSMVQPFFDEWVFGIGWPKLSVEFVSTAGNWKAIIRQTQKSTNPTWPIFTTLPLNLVYRSPGSGNLADTVIIMQSDSLVLPVFSPDQFSINNGTKCRSLVEVSSTTTSLTTQSAAERIHVYPNPADNIVSVRLENIQARYINIFDVDGVLCMQLPVPDGTSYHVFNLQTLVPGMFTMQTVSETGVTFTTPLIISR, encoded by the coding sequence ATGCCCCCCATCTCGGGTCCAACCCACTATGTGCAGCAGCCCTTCGATATCGAGCATTACGAGCTGAATGCATTTATTGATAGCTTACCCACTGCACGCATCAGTGCTGAATGCACGATACAGTTGCGCTGGACGCAGAGTACAGCACAGCCATCAATTCCGCTTCACCTTCATGAGCTCACCATTGACTCCGTCCTTGTTAATGGTAAGCGTATTGACTATGTTCAGCATGGCGAACCTGTACTGGATACCTTCCACTACCGCGTTCCTCTTGAACATGACGTTGTTACAGACATCACGACCAGCCTTACCGTGTATTACCACGGACAGATGCAGAACGAGCACGGTGCCATGCCGTGGGGTGGAGTTCATTATGCCGACAGTGTTCTCTACACACTCGGTGTAGGATTTAACAGTCCGTACGTTAGCAACACAGCCTACTGGATGCCATGCTACGACCACCCTTCTGATAAGGCTACGTTTCGGGGAACATTCCGGATACGTCAGCCAACAGGTGCTGCACCATGGGAAGGCGGATTATGCGTTGTTTCAGTAGGCAAACTTGTGCACGAAGAAAACTTCGGCGATACGCTTTCGGAGTTTGTGTGGGAGCAGAATGAACCATGCGCAACATATTTGCTGACGTTTGCTGCCGGCCCCTTTAAAAGACTTGTTCTTACCAAACGTGGTACACCAGACATTGAAGTGTACAGCCTGGCACGAGATCTCGCTGCCTCTGAGCAGTCATATAAACTCCTCCCGGAAATGACAACCCTTTTTAGCAACACCTTTGGTGCCTATCCAATGGCCAAGGTCGGCTATGTTAATACTCAGAAAGGGGCTATGGAGCACCAGTCACTGGTAAGTTTCCCGGTATCGCTGGTAAAGCTGCGAGACACAATCAACACTACGGCAGCTCACGAGCTGGCACACCAGTGGTGGGGCGATCTTGTTACGCCGTTAGACTTTACGCATGTATGGCTGACGGAAGCCTTTGCAACATTTTGTGAGTCACTCTGGATTGAGCACCTGCTTGGACCGGACATCTATCTGACCACTCATGCTGAAGGTGCCACACGCTACCGCACCCGCGTTGCACGTCAGGAAGGCACACTGCCACTCTACAATTTTCCCAGAACTCCACCCTCGAGCAATTACCCGGAGACCATCTACCGTAAAGGTGCTATCGTGCTTGCAATGGCTCGAACGCTTGCCGGAGATAAAGCATTCTTTGCAGCACTGCAACGGTATCTGGACGACCACCGCTTTGGCGTTGCAACCACCACCAACATGATAGAAGCACTTACACCTGCCCTGGGCAGCATGGTGCAGCCCTTCTTTGACGAGTGGGTATTTGGTATTGGATGGCCCAAACTCTCGGTAGAATTCGTCAGCACCGCCGGTAACTGGAAAGCTATCATCCGGCAGACACAGAAGAGCACAAATCCCACCTGGCCGATTTTTACCACTCTTCCGCTAAACCTTGTGTACCGCAGTCCCGGCAGTGGCAACCTTGCTGATACTGTAATCATTATGCAGTCAGATTCACTGGTGCTGCCTGTATTCAGTCCGGATCAGTTCAGCATCAACAACGGCACAAAGTGCCGGAGCCTTGTAGAAGTTTCGTCAACCACTACATCGCTCACAACCCAGTCTGCCGCAGAGCGAATTCATGTTTACCCAAACCCGGCCGACAACATCGTATCGGTCCGGCTGGAAAATATTCAAGCCCGTTATATTAACATTTTTGACGTTGATGGAGTTCTCTGCATGCAGTTACCGGTACCTGACGGAACCTCGTACCATGTGTTCAACCTGCAGACGCTTGTACCCGGAATGTTTACAATGCAAACCGTATCAGAAACGGGCGTAACGTTTACCACCCCACTGATAATCTCTCGATAA
- a CDS encoding T9SS type A sorting domain-containing protein, which produces MNISFNVFKSAILVLLLFSTAIAVRAEAPDSPIEFSAMAVEADSVGAMAKLSWMANRTGGTPSMFDIYIAEGETEDMTKFELLDSVSAADQKHGTSYWYLTARLSPGVYTFYVIARNADGSSERSKIKVVTIKKKEAEAPSITIISKSSAGTEAGSGWDFQVKIKVNGSLTDIEYDLDGAPDGVTIDEETGVMTWDNPKEGRYVFYILVSGKDANGETVKTKQKFVLEVGDGEDGETPAKPSIAIVSKRADAAHEGKEWEFDVKIETSVRFVSISYTVKDAPDGLTIDAKTGEMEWDNPVKGRYVFIIEVTGVTDDGTTVTTKQEFVLEVDKGDTDPAKPCVEVSGSVVFDSGEPVPSGVVTAWRIKDTPGTSNQKDRIAKAEIHNGKYVLNLSDGTYKFRAEGYAFKAEWYNNAAELVDGENVTLTCNEPRKSVNFTVTPFEKPDGLIIGGTVIDAETRQPIRGAVITISAVKGRLDKSKPDLWNLRRETNSNGFYEARVPAGTTYIVHAKVVNQNNHTEGYKQQWYHNSDDATTATPITLTTEDRTDINFALTKRESYNNGFSGKLIAFESGESVTGEIVAYLLKPAHPSDSKKQYVASTKTNDDGGFTFTNLVPGTYIVFAKSVMGDWTPGWYVLDAASADSWKHATRIDVGDKVLEHEIVILLKKADRERGKGRIRGHVFDKQGGGIIVNNDNSVQAAMPIFGALIVATDNTGTIIDFSISDENGVFEMNNITIGTILVRADRVWYDQVVDEVELSADQLDTEEYLGMNKVVSSVDVPVHQIGSDINLYPNPSTGSATLLLHTEPGTVTIRITDLMGTVVSSQIIATQGGQVSTEVAADSLPSGSFMIHVTTPSSVFALPLNVVR; this is translated from the coding sequence ATGAATATTTCATTCAACGTTTTTAAATCTGCGATCCTGGTGCTGCTGCTTTTCAGCACCGCCATAGCAGTACGCGCAGAAGCCCCGGACAGCCCGATTGAGTTTTCGGCAATGGCTGTTGAAGCTGATTCTGTCGGTGCAATGGCCAAGCTTTCATGGATGGCAAATCGGACTGGCGGAACGCCTTCCATGTTTGATATTTACATTGCTGAAGGCGAAACCGAGGATATGACGAAGTTCGAACTCCTTGACAGCGTGTCGGCAGCCGACCAAAAACACGGTACTTCATATTGGTACCTCACTGCACGCCTTTCACCAGGAGTATATACCTTTTACGTGATTGCCCGGAATGCCGATGGATCAAGTGAACGCTCGAAAATAAAGGTTGTTACGATTAAAAAGAAAGAAGCCGAAGCCCCCTCAATTACAATTATCTCCAAGTCGTCAGCCGGAACTGAAGCGGGCAGCGGATGGGATTTCCAGGTTAAGATTAAAGTAAATGGATCGCTTACCGATATTGAATACGACCTTGACGGTGCACCGGATGGTGTAACGATCGATGAAGAGACTGGTGTGATGACGTGGGACAATCCAAAGGAAGGTCGCTACGTATTCTACATCCTGGTATCGGGCAAGGACGCTAACGGCGAGACCGTAAAAACAAAGCAGAAGTTCGTACTCGAAGTTGGCGACGGTGAAGACGGTGAAACACCTGCCAAACCGTCAATCGCAATAGTATCAAAACGTGCGGATGCGGCACATGAAGGCAAGGAATGGGAGTTCGATGTTAAGATTGAAACAAGTGTTCGCTTCGTTAGCATTTCATACACCGTGAAGGATGCACCTGATGGCTTAACGATTGATGCCAAGACCGGCGAGATGGAGTGGGATAATCCTGTAAAGGGACGCTACGTCTTTATCATTGAGGTTACCGGCGTTACCGACGATGGCACTACGGTAACAACCAAACAGGAATTCGTGCTGGAGGTTGACAAAGGCGATACCGACCCGGCAAAGCCCTGCGTCGAAGTTTCCGGCAGTGTTGTGTTCGATTCCGGTGAACCGGTCCCGTCAGGCGTTGTTACCGCCTGGCGAATTAAGGACACACCCGGAACCTCCAACCAGAAAGATCGGATTGCCAAGGCAGAAATTCATAATGGCAAGTACGTTCTGAATTTGTCTGACGGCACGTATAAGTTCAGAGCAGAAGGCTATGCGTTCAAAGCAGAGTGGTATAACAATGCCGCCGAGCTTGTTGACGGCGAGAACGTCACCCTTACCTGTAACGAGCCGCGTAAATCCGTCAACTTTACTGTTACCCCCTTCGAAAAACCAGATGGCTTGATTATTGGCGGCACTGTTATTGATGCCGAAACCAGACAGCCGATTAGAGGTGCCGTGATTACGATATCAGCCGTAAAGGGTAGGCTCGATAAATCCAAACCCGACCTCTGGAACCTCCGTCGTGAAACCAATAGTAACGGGTTTTACGAAGCACGGGTTCCGGCAGGCACAACATACATTGTCCATGCAAAAGTCGTTAACCAGAATAATCATACCGAAGGCTACAAACAGCAGTGGTATCATAACTCGGATGATGCTACAACAGCTACGCCCATCACGCTAACAACTGAAGATCGGACGGATATCAATTTTGCGCTCACAAAACGCGAATCATACAACAACGGGTTCTCCGGGAAACTGATCGCGTTTGAAAGTGGCGAATCCGTCACCGGCGAAATCGTAGCCTATTTGCTGAAGCCGGCACATCCTTCAGATAGTAAAAAACAATACGTTGCCTCCACAAAAACCAACGATGACGGTGGCTTTACCTTCACCAATCTGGTGCCGGGTACTTACATCGTGTTTGCTAAATCCGTTATGGGTGACTGGACGCCCGGGTGGTACGTGCTTGATGCAGCGTCTGCCGACAGTTGGAAGCATGCTACCAGAATTGATGTTGGCGATAAAGTTCTGGAACATGAAATTGTAATTCTGCTGAAGAAGGCTGACCGTGAAAGAGGTAAGGGCCGGATTCGCGGGCATGTGTTCGATAAACAAGGTGGTGGCATTATTGTAAATAACGATAACAGCGTTCAAGCTGCAATGCCTATTTTTGGCGCTCTGATTGTTGCTACCGACAACACCGGCACCATCATTGATTTTAGCATTTCCGATGAAAATGGTGTGTTCGAAATGAATAATATCACCATTGGAACGATCCTGGTGCGGGCTGACAGAGTGTGGTACGACCAGGTTGTTGACGAAGTTGAACTCTCTGCCGATCAGCTTGACACCGAGGAATATCTCGGTATGAACAAGGTTGTTAGCTCGGTTGATGTTCCGGTACACCAAATTGGCTCAGACATCAATCTGTATCCCAATCCTTCCACCGGGAGCGCTACACTGTTGCTGCACACTGAACCAGGCACGGTAACAATTCGAATTACCGACCTAATGGGAACCGTTGTTTCATCACAAATCATTGCCACCCAGGGCGGACAGGTCAGCACCGAAGTCGCAGCCGATTCGTTGCCGTCCGGAAGCTTTATGATCCACGTCACCACTCCGTCATCCGTTTTTGCACTGCCACTGAACGTAGTCAGATAA
- a CDS encoding RNA polymerase sigma factor, translated as MMRQFSEYTDVELFRLLASGQSEDAFGELYARYSGTVYSYCIRLMGDREKAHDIFQDTFMHFLQSARRHQQLDNVKGYLLTITRNLCFNEKKRASSQNLEFDEELYNPGFSREADYNEMMQLIAMALELLPDDMREAFVLREYQGLTYQEISGLLTIKLETAKVRVFRARQRIKEILQPYLDEFQHD; from the coding sequence GTGATGCGCCAGTTCAGCGAATATACCGACGTAGAGCTTTTCCGCCTCCTTGCCTCCGGCCAGAGCGAGGATGCCTTTGGCGAACTCTATGCACGCTATTCCGGCACAGTGTACAGCTACTGTATTCGACTAATGGGCGATAGAGAAAAAGCCCACGATATCTTCCAGGATACGTTCATGCACTTCTTGCAGAGCGCTCGCAGACATCAGCAACTTGACAATGTAAAAGGGTATTTGCTGACGATTACACGGAACCTGTGCTTTAACGAAAAAAAACGAGCATCATCCCAGAATCTTGAATTTGACGAGGAGCTGTATAACCCCGGATTTTCCCGTGAAGCGGACTACAATGAGATGATGCAGCTTATTGCCATGGCTTTGGAACTGTTGCCTGACGATATGCGCGAAGCGTTTGTACTCCGGGAATACCAGGGCTTAACCTACCAGGAGATTTCCGGGCTGCTGACAATAAAACTGGAAACCGCCAAGGTCAGGGTTTTCCGCGCCAGGCAACGTATTAAAGAAATTTTACAACCATACTTAGATGAATTTCAGCACGATTAG
- a CDS encoding DUF45 domain-containing protein: MDQKVTDIPYSVVRSKRRTLAVEIQHSGAVVVRAPLREPESAITSFILSRQQWIHSKLGQLLAARNTLPKLTQPDGFYHRGSEQVWEGALAMRDRWERKQSLLVFNEFLTDILPGLGVHALRFKRLAVRRMRRRWGSCSANGTVLLNTLLIRVPDRCSKAVIAHELAHLVYMNHGRQFKHLASSLYPDYVQADKDLQAWALVLE; encoded by the coding sequence ATGGATCAAAAGGTTACCGATATCCCGTATTCGGTGGTTCGCAGTAAGCGTCGCACCCTGGCGGTCGAGATTCAGCATTCGGGAGCTGTAGTTGTGCGTGCTCCTCTCCGTGAACCTGAATCAGCTATCACATCGTTTATCCTGTCTCGGCAGCAGTGGATACACAGCAAACTTGGCCAACTGCTTGCCGCCAGGAACACACTGCCCAAACTTACGCAGCCTGATGGCTTCTATCACCGTGGCTCTGAACAGGTATGGGAGGGGGCTTTGGCCATGCGCGACAGGTGGGAACGCAAGCAGTCACTACTGGTGTTTAATGAATTTCTTACCGATATTCTGCCCGGCCTAGGCGTGCATGCGCTAAGGTTTAAAAGGCTGGCAGTTCGCCGGATGCGCCGTCGCTGGGGTTCGTGCTCTGCTAACGGCACAGTTCTGCTGAACACCCTGCTAATACGAGTACCCGACAGATGCTCTAAAGCCGTAATTGCCCATGAACTTGCCCATCTTGTTTATATGAATCATGGACGACAGTTTAAACACCTGGCATCGAGTTTATACCCGGATTATGTTCAGGCAGATAAAGATTTGCAGGCTTGGGCTCTTGTACTGGAATAA
- a CDS encoding BrxA/BrxB family bacilliredoxin, with amino-acid sequence MPYDPMFVQPMREELTRAGFQELLTEADVDAAVARPGLTMVVVNSVCGCAAAGARPAIVKAIQHASRPDHLVTVFAGQDLEATERARSYFTGMPPSSPSVALLRDAELVGFMPRHQIEGHTPDQIATALTSAFEELSKTA; translated from the coding sequence ATGCCATACGATCCAATGTTTGTGCAGCCAATGCGCGAAGAACTTACCAGAGCCGGATTCCAGGAGCTTCTCACTGAAGCGGATGTTGATGCGGCTGTTGCCCGGCCGGGCCTTACCATGGTTGTTGTGAATTCAGTGTGTGGCTGTGCTGCTGCAGGCGCCCGCCCCGCAATTGTTAAAGCAATTCAGCACGCCAGTCGTCCTGACCACTTAGTTACCGTATTTGCCGGACAAGACCTCGAAGCCACAGAGCGAGCCCGGAGTTACTTCACAGGCATGCCACCGTCATCGCCCTCCGTAGCACTGCTGCGCGACGCCGAGCTGGTCGGCTTCATGCCACGTCACCAAATCGAAGGTCATACACCGGACCAAATTGCAACTGCTCTTACATCTGCATTCGAAGAGCTGAGCAAAACTGCATAA